One Vibrio sp. CDRSL-10 TSBA genomic window, TTACACAATTATTCATTTTTTAATGCATTGTTGCTTTTATTAGAAAGCTTGCGCCCTGTATCAGCGCACAAGCCAACAGGTCGATCATCAACGTTACTGATTGACGACTATCCGTGAGCGGTCGATTGCTGCTGCAACATCCGGGTCAGAAACTCAATAAACTGAGTCACCAGCGCCGGTTGCTTGCGGTGTGACATCACCTGGAGCTGAATACTGCGCTGGGTGAGCGAGGGTTCGCGCATCGGCAGCAGCACCAGGCCGTCATGCTGCGCGCGGCGTTTGACCGCCATATCACTGCACAGCGCAATCGCGTGCGGGTTTTCCTTGGTATAGGTGTAAATAGCGCCCATCGCATTGGTGGTCATCGCAGGCACGATTTTGACCGCTTCGATATGACAAGCGAGTTCGAACAGATAATTGAGTGTGGTGCCGGAGTCAGAAAAAGCTAACGGAAAACCAGTCAGATCGTGCACGCTGAGCTGGTTGCGCAGCGCCAGCGGGTGACGCGCGGATAACAGGGCGCACACCGGCGAGGGAACCTGCAGCGCCACTTCCAACCCTTGCTCGGGCTGCAGACTGAATGTCAGTGCCGCATCGGCCATGCCTTCTTTGACCAGTTGAGAGGCTTTACCTGAGTCCACGACGCGCAGTGAGAAAATCATCTGCGGATGCTGCTGGTGAAACAGCGCGGTCACGTAAGGGACAAAATCCCAGGCTAATCCTTCCGGGCAGGCCAGCGTGATGGTCTGCTGCTGAACGCTGTTAAGCCCTTTCATTTCGGTCACGACGTTACTGAGCTCAAGTGCTGAGCGCAGCGAATAAGTATAAAGAATGTCACCGGCCGGTGTCAGTGCCATGCCGCGCGGCTTACGCTCGAACAGGCTGACCTGCAACTGCTCTTCCAGCTGGGTGATCTGGCGGCTGATGGCCGAAACGGCGACATGCAGTTCGTCCGATGCCGCGGAGAGTGAGC contains:
- a CDS encoding LysR family transcriptional regulator; this encodes MHDITLKYFHAVAKTGSLSAASDELHVAVSAISRQITQLEEQLQVSLFERKPRGMALTPAGDILYTYSLRSALELSNVVTEMKGLNSVQQQTITLACPEGLAWDFVPYVTALFHQQHPQMIFSLRVVDSGKASQLVKEGMADAALTFSLQPEQGLEVALQVPSPVCALLSARHPLALRNQLSVHDLTGFPLAFSDSGTTLNYLFELACHIEAVKIVPAMTTNAMGAIYTYTKENPHAIALCSDMAVKRRAQHDGLVLLPMREPSLTQRSIQLQVMSHRKQPALVTQFIEFLTRMLQQQSTAHG